The following proteins are encoded in a genomic region of Saccharopolyspora antimicrobica:
- a CDS encoding sensor histidine kinase: MSIQATLRPNRLSIRLRLTLLYGGTVLACGIALLITVYALMRYIPTYDVQPIPAMEVATPAFPTAPAEAPIAVNITSKDDFLLVLLQLSGVALTGLALVSFLIGWIIAGRILAPVHRIARTARTVAGNSLHERIHLDGPKDEFTELADTIDTMLDRLHTSFQAQQRFAANASHELRTPLATTRTMLQVAIAHPDDHDLATLAPKLLATNERSIATVESLLALSRADHGIDEAEPVHLTAVAEHALEQVRAEAAAGRIALHDDLRPAHVIGDENLLHHLVINLLHNAIRHNRADGTARLTTATRNGTAVITVTNTGEVITPEDAERLFEPFHRVRARTHTGGHGLGLTLVRAIAHSHHGTATATPNPDGGLTATITLPS; the protein is encoded by the coding sequence ATGAGCATCCAGGCGACGCTGCGCCCGAACCGGCTGTCCATCCGGTTGCGGCTCACCCTGCTCTACGGCGGCACGGTCCTGGCCTGCGGAATCGCACTGCTGATCACCGTCTACGCGCTGATGCGCTACATCCCGACCTACGACGTGCAGCCCATCCCCGCGATGGAGGTGGCGACGCCGGCGTTCCCGACCGCACCCGCCGAAGCGCCCATCGCCGTGAACATCACCAGCAAGGACGACTTCCTGCTGGTGCTGCTGCAGCTGTCCGGCGTCGCGCTGACCGGGCTGGCGCTGGTCTCGTTCCTGATCGGCTGGATCATCGCCGGGCGCATCCTCGCGCCCGTCCACCGCATCGCCCGGACCGCGCGCACCGTCGCGGGCAACTCGCTGCACGAGCGCATCCACCTCGACGGTCCGAAGGACGAGTTCACCGAGCTCGCCGACACCATCGACACGATGCTGGACCGGTTGCACACCAGCTTCCAGGCCCAGCAGCGCTTCGCCGCCAACGCCTCGCACGAGCTGCGCACCCCGCTGGCGACCACCCGCACCATGCTGCAGGTCGCCATCGCCCACCCGGACGACCACGACCTGGCCACCCTGGCGCCCAAGCTGCTGGCCACCAACGAGCGCAGCATCGCGACCGTGGAATCGCTGCTCGCCCTCTCCCGCGCCGATCACGGCATCGACGAAGCCGAACCCGTCCACCTCACCGCGGTGGCCGAGCACGCGCTGGAGCAGGTCCGCGCGGAGGCGGCCGCCGGCCGGATCGCGCTGCACGACGACCTGCGCCCGGCCCACGTCATCGGCGACGAGAACCTGCTCCACCACCTGGTGATCAACCTGCTGCACAACGCCATCCGCCACAACCGCGCCGACGGCACCGCCCGGCTGACCACCGCCACCCGCAACGGCACCGCCGTCATCACGGTCACCAACACCGGCGAGGTCATCACGCCCGAGGACGCCGAGCGGCTGTTCGAGCCGTTCCACCGGGTCCGCGCCCGCACCCACACCGGCGGGCACGGCCTCGGCCTCACCCTGGTCCGGGCGATCGCCCACAGCCACCACGGCACGGCCACCGCCACGCCCAACCCGGACGGCGGCCTCACCGCGACGATCACCCTGCCTTCTTGA
- a CDS encoding NAD(P)-binding domain-containing protein: MIECIGIIGTGSIAADIVDGLCTAPEPSPAIHLSPRNARIASALARRHPGVHVRADNQSVVDAAGLILLAVRPDAVREALTGLRVPDDRVLISAVAGWSIEALRAQLDSDVTVVRSIPLPAVRHQRGVTALHPAHPAAEEVFDRLGGALVVDDPTTFDALSAATATISTYLHYLDAVAGWIARQGMEPHAAEDYVRSMFSGVNAALADQSTGLSELGRAHETPGGNNEALRARWFDSQNRAALDEALEHIRRRVAASTSEWAR; this comes from the coding sequence GTGATCGAGTGCATCGGCATCATCGGAACCGGGTCCATCGCCGCGGACATCGTGGACGGGCTGTGCACCGCGCCCGAGCCGAGCCCGGCGATCCACCTCTCCCCGCGCAACGCCCGGATCGCGAGCGCGCTGGCCCGCCGCCACCCCGGCGTCCACGTCCGCGCGGACAACCAGTCGGTCGTCGATGCGGCGGGGCTGATCCTCCTCGCCGTCCGCCCCGATGCTGTGCGCGAGGCCCTCACCGGGCTCCGCGTACCTGATGACCGAGTCCTCATCAGCGCCGTAGCGGGATGGTCCATCGAGGCGCTGCGGGCACAGCTCGATTCCGACGTGACGGTGGTCCGCTCGATCCCGCTCCCAGCGGTGCGGCACCAACGCGGCGTCACCGCACTGCACCCGGCGCATCCGGCCGCGGAAGAGGTGTTCGACCGGCTCGGCGGCGCTCTCGTGGTCGACGACCCCACCACCTTCGACGCGCTTTCCGCCGCAACGGCAACGATCTCCACCTACCTGCACTACCTGGATGCCGTTGCCGGCTGGATCGCACGTCAAGGCATGGAGCCGCACGCCGCGGAAGACTACGTGCGCAGCATGTTCTCGGGCGTCAACGCAGCTCTTGCTGATCAGAGCACCGGGTTGTCCGAGCTCGGCCGAGCGCACGAAACTCCCGGGGGCAACAACGAGGCCCTGCGCGCGAGGTGGTTCGACTCGCAGAACCGGGCAGCGCTCGACGAGGCGCTGGAGCACATCCGGCGGCGCGTCGCCGCCAGCACGAGCGAATGGGCCCGGTGA